GCTACTTCGCGGATCCCGGACGCGCCGACGTCGAGGGGCTCGCCTCGCTCGGCTTCCCGATCGCCGAGGTCGGGGCCGACGGCGATGTCACGATCACGAAGCTCCCGGGGACGGGGGGGACGGTGACGGCGGAGACCTGCACGCAGCAACTGCTCTACGAGGTCCACGATCCAAGTACCTACCTCGGCCCGGACGGCGTCGCCGACTTCTCCGGCGTCTCCTTCGCCGAGGTCCGAAAGGACGCCGTCCGTGTCGAGGGGGCGGTCGCCGATCCACCGCCGGAGACGCTCAAGGTCTCGCTCGGCTACGACGCCGGCTACCGGGGCGTCGGCGAGATCTCGTACGCCGGTCCGAACGCGAGAGCACGTGCCGAACTCGCCGGCCGGATCGTTCGCGATCGGCTCTCGATCCGCGGGCTCGACCCGGCGGAGCTTCGGACCGACCTCGTGGGCGTCGACTCGCTCCACGGCGACCTCGGCGACGAGGAGCCCTACGAGGTGCGACTCCGCGTCGCCGTGCGATCGGACGACGAATCGACCGCCCGCGGGGTCGCTCGCGAGGTCGAGACGCTCTACACGAACGGACCCGCCGGCGGCGGCGGTGCGCGCATGGAGACGGATAGGGTGGTGGGGATCGTCTCGACGCTCGTCGACCGCGAGCGCGTCGATCCGACGGTCTCTGTGGAGGAGGTGGAGGTGTGAGGACGGTCCGCGACCTCGCGCACGTCCGCGCCGGCGACAAGGGGAACACGTCGAACCTCGTCGTCGTCGCCGATTCGGAGGCGGCGTACGAGGAGCTCCTCGCGGGACTCACCGCCGACCGCGTCCACGAACGCTTCGCCCACCTCGGCGCGAAGGAGGTCACCCGCTACGAGCACCCGCCGACGGGTGCACTGAACTTCGTCGTCCGCGGCGTCCTCGCGGGCGGGGTGACGACCTCGCTCCGCGTCGACGGCCACGGGAAGTCGCTCTCGTCGCTGCTCGCCGGGACGAAACTGCCCGAGGAGTCCCGGTAGCCGAACGACGCGCGGTACACCCACACCCTTATTGGGACCCGGTACCGTCAGTCACGGAAATGGCGTTCGAGGAGGCGGTGATCGCCGGCATCGGCGAGACCGAGAAGAGCAGACCGAGCCCGAGAAACGACCAGCCTGCCTACGACTTAGAGGAGTACCTCGCGACGGCGGCCCGACTCACGCTCGCGGACGCGGACCTCGACGCCGACGAGGTCGACGGGCTCGGGGTCGCCCGGCCCTCGGTCGAGACCCCGTACCGCTACCCACTTTTGCTCGCGGACGAACTCGGCTTTCGCGATCTCGCGTGGATCACGGCGACCGACCACTGCGGCGGACAGGCCGTCCCCCTGCTCGCGCAGGCCGCGATGGCCGTCGACGCGGGCGTCGTCGAGACCGTACTCTGTCTGGGGGCCGACACCCCGAAGGTCCCCGGCGGCGGGGGCGAGGTATTCCCCCGTGATCCCCGCGGCCTCCAGCGGAACTACAAGGACCCGTTCGGCGTCCAGGGGACGAACGCGGAGGCGGCGCTCGCCCAGCGCCGTCACGCCGAGCGCTACGGGACGTCCCCCGAGGTCCTCGGTCGCATCTACGTCGCCCAGCGCCGGCACGCGGCGGCCAACCCGCTCGCGTACCTCCGCGAGGAGGTCGACCTCGAGACCTACCTCGACTCGGAGCCGATCGCCGACCCGATCCGGCTGTTCGACTGCGTCATCCCGGTCAACGCGGGCTTCGGCGCGCTCGTGACCACGCCAGAGCGGGCCGCAGAACTGGGTACCGATCCGGTGTCGATCGCCGGCGTCGGTCACAATCACAGCCCGTCGGTCCCCAGGGACGAAACGCTCACCACCATCGGGATGGAGCCGGCGGCCCGCCGGGCGTTCGGGATGGCGGGGCTCGACCCACGAGAGGCGGACTTCTACCAGCTCTACGACGACTACCCGATCGTCGTGACGATGGAAATGATCGAAATCGGTCTCTGTCGACCGACGGAGGCCGCCCGGTTCGTCGCGGAGACCGACTTCGGCGTCGAGGGCGAGGTCCCGCTGAACACGGGCGGCGGCCAGCTCTGTGCCGGCCAGGCAGGCGTCGCCGGGGGGTTCCTCCAGCTCGTCGAGGGGGTCAGACAGCTCCGCGGCGAGGGCGGCGAGGGACAGGTCCCCGACGCCGAATGGGGGATCGTCACCGGCATCGGCGGCGTCTCCGCGAACTACGACGGCGTGCTCGCGGCGAACTCCGTGATGGTCCTCGAACGGGGGGTGTCGGCGTGATCGACGACCGACCGCTCCCGGACACGAAGGCAGAACACGACGCGACCTTCTGGGAGGCGGCCGCCGAGGACCGGCTGCTCGTCCAGGAGTGTGGGTCCTGTAGCCACCGGCAGCTCTATCCAGGACCGGTCTGTCGGGCGTGTCACGCCGAGGCACCCGGCTGGATCGAGGCCGAGGGCACCGGCGAGGTCCACTCGTACACGGTGATCCGCCGGGCGACCGAACACCGCGCGTTCGAGCCGGTGATCCCGTACGTCGTCGCGTCGGTCGAGCTTCCGGAGGGTCCGAGAATGCTGACGAACGTCGTCGGCTGCGACGTCGAGGACGTCGAGGTCGGAATGTCGGTCGTCGTGGAGTTCGAGCCGTTGGGAGCGGGACTCGCGATCCCGGTGTTCCGTCCGCGGTGAGCCGGGTCGTGCGGCGGCTGCTGGCTCGACGGTGCCCGACGTGTCCGCCCGTAGGTCTCCCTCGTCCACGGCGCCGACTCCGGCCTCGACCGAAACGGTGAGGGCGGTGGCCTCCGCAGCCCGGAGTATGACCGACAGTGCCACGACCGCCACCGGGAGCGACTACACCCTCGACGCGCTCGTCGCCGAGGGGATCGGGACGCTCTTCGGCGTCATCGGCGAGGGCAACGCCCACCTGCTCGACGCGGTGAACGACTCGGAACTCTCCTTCGAACAGGCGCGTCACGAACAGGCGGCCGTCTCGATGGCCGACGGCTACGCCCGAACGACCGGCGAGGTCGCCGTCTGTACGCTCACCCACGGTCCGGGCGTGACGAACGGCGCGACCGGCATCGCGGCGGCCGACCGCGACGACGTCCCGCTCGTGGTCCTGGTGGGGGACACCGGCGCCGAGGGGCGAGAGACGTCGCTCCAGTACCTCGATCACCGGACGTTCGCGGAGCCGATCACGGTCTACAGAACGAGAGTCGAGACGCCCGCGACGCTCCCCGAGTCGCTCTCGCGAGCGTTCGACCGGGCTCGCACCCGAAGCGGTCCGGTCCTCGTCGAACTCCCGAGCGACGTCCAGCGCGCGTTGGCACCCGGAGAGAGCTACGAGCCGGTCCCCCGACCGCGCCAGCGACCCCGGCCGGACGGACGACTGCTCTCGGAGGCCGTCTCGCTGCTAGAGCGTGCCGAGCACCCCGCGATCCTCGCCGGCGGCGGCGCGGCTCGATCGGACGCGGGCGAGGCGATCGCGGCGCTCGCCGAACGGATCGGCGCGCCGATCGCGACGACCTACTTCGGCCGGGGCGTGCTCCCCGACTCGCACCCGCTGGTCAGCGGGATCGGCGGCACGTTCATGACGCCCGCGAACGACGACCTGCTCCGTGAGGTGGACGTCCTCGTGGCCGTCGGCGCGACGCTCTCGGGGAAGGTGAGCCGCTACGGCGAACTCTACGCCGACGCGGACGTGATTCAGGTCGACCTCTCGGAGGAGGCGATCGGCACACACCGGGTACCGAGGGTCGGCCTCGTCTCCGACGCCCGGGCGGCGGTCGAGGCGCTGACCGACCGGGTCGGATCGAACCCGGATCGAGCCGACCGGGTCAAGGGGCGGATCGCGGGCGCGCCCGATCCCTGGGCCGACGGCTTCACCGACACGGAGGACGAGATCGACCCACGAGAGCTCACGCTCGCGCTCTCGGAGGCGGTGCCGGGGGACTCGATCGTCGCCGTGGACTCGGGGAACAACACCGGATTTCCCGCCGTGTTCCACGAGATCGGAGAGGGCGGGAGCGTCCTCGTCAACGGCAACTTCGGGACGATGGGCTACGCGCTGCCGGCGGCGCTGGGCGCGGCGGCCGCCGATCCCGACCGGACGGTCGTCTGCTACACCGGTGACGGCGCGTTCATGCAGGTGATCCAGGAGCTAGAGACGGGCGCGAGACTCGGCTTACCACTGATAGTCGCGGTACTCAACGACCGGAGCTACGGTATCATCCGCCACCGCCAGCGCCTCGAGTACGACCGCGAGACGGCGAGCAGCTACGACAGCCCCGAGTTCGTCTCGATCGCGGAAGGGTTCGGCTGCGAGGCGGCGCTCGTCCGCGCTCGCTCCGATCTCGCCGTCGTCGAGGAGTACCTCGCGTCGGAACCGGGGGTCCCGCTCGTGCTCGATGTCCGGACCGATCCCGGGGTTGCCCGCCCCGGGTTCCCTCCGTACTGAACGGTCGAATCGGCGTCAGTCGTCCCCGCCGACCCCAGAGAGCTCCTCCGGGGAGAGCACCGACGACAGCACCGCCTCGGTGTGCTCGCCGAGTCGCGGTGGGGTGTGTCCCGACCGCATCCCCCCGATCGAGAACTCGATCGGACAGACCGGGTACGGGAACTCGACCTCTCCGACCGTTATCTCGTCGAGGGTACCGCTCTCCAGTAGGTGTTCGTCCTCGAACACCTCACGGGTGTCCTTGACCGGAGCGCCCGGGATGCCGTGTTCCCGGAAGAGTGCGAACCACTCCTCGGCCGAGTGCTCCTCGAAGATCGGCCCGAGTGTATCCGCGAGCGCCTCTCGGTTCGCCACGCGGTCGGCGTTCGTCACGAACCGCTCGTCGGTCGCGAGCTCCGGCCTGTCGATCGCCGAACAGAGCGCGCGCCAGGTGTCGTCGCTGCCGATGGCGAGCGCGAACCAGCCGTCTGCGGACTCGACCGCGCGATACGGCGCGAGCGAGGGGTGGACGGTTCCCAGCCTGGGGTAGGGCTCGCCCGTGGCGAAGGTGCGGCCCGCGCGCTCGGTGAGCCAGGAGACCAGCCCCTCGAACATCGGCACTTCGACGTACCCGCCGTTACCCCGGTAGAGCGCGGTCGTCACCCCGATCACGGCGTACATCCCCGCACAGATGTCGCCGATGGGGATCCCCGGTCTCGCCGGTGGACCGTCTGCCTCCCCGGTGACGCTCATGCTCCCCGAGAGCGCCTGCGCGACCATGTCGAACGCCGGCAGGTCGCGGTACGGCCCGTCGAGGAAGCCCGAGATCGAGCAGTAGACCAGGTCCTCGTTGGCCGACCGGAGCTCCTCGTAGCCGAGACCCCACTTCTCCATCGTCCCCGGCCGGTAGTTCTCGACGAGCACGTCGGCCTCGTCGGCAAGCAGGGAGAACGCCGCCGCCCCCTCCTCGCTCGAGAGGTCGAGTTCGACGCTCCGCTTTCCCCGGTTCAGCGACGCGAAGTAGGCGGTGACCCCGCCCGCCTCCAGCTCGTCGCCGATGTTCCGGGTGATGTCGCCCCGTTCGGGCCGTTCGATCTTGATCACGTCCGCGCCCATGTCCGCGAGCAGCTGCGTCGCGAACGGGCCCGAGAGCATCTGTGTACAGTCGAGGACCCGCACGTCGGAGAGCGGGTGGCTGTCGGTGGCGTCGGTCATCGGATGCGCGTCGATACCGAGGCGGGATATATAACCCCTGCGTCACACCCTCGCTCACGCCGCGGTCGAGAACCAGTAGAGCCAGTGGGCGAGGTAGCCGAGCAGCGCCAGCGCGAGCACGACCTCGATCGCCCGCACCAGGTAGGGGGTGTAGGTCCGAACCTCCGCCATCGCGTCGTCGTAGACCGCCTGGAGCCGATCGAGTGTCTCGGTGACCCGGCCGCCGGCCGCCCCTTCGCCCGTGCCTTCGGAGGACATACACCGATCCTCGGCCGACTGGCTCTTAAATCCACCTCTCGACGCCGGGCGCCGGTCGGAGACGGTCCGCCCCGGATCGAGACCCTAGCGAACCCGGATCAGAAGCCCTCGGTCCCCGACAGTCGGTGCTCCTCGACGACGTCGTAGTCCAGCTCGATCCCGAGCCCGGGCGTCTCGGGTACCTCGATGTATCCCTCGTCGATCAGCGGCTCCTCGCGCGTCACCAGGTCGTCCCACCACTCGACCTCGAGCGCGTGGTACTCGAGCACGTCGAAGTTCGCGATCGCAGCCCCCAGGTGGACACACGCCATCGTTCCCACGGGGGAACAGACGTTGTGCGGCGAGATCGGGATGTAGTTCTCCTCCGCCCGATCCGCCACCCGCATCGTCTCCGCGAGCCCGCCCACGGTCGTCGGATCCGGCGTGATCACGTCCACGCCGTGCTCGTAGAGGAGTTCGGAGAGCTCGTGGACTCTGAACCGGTTCTCGCCGGTCGCGATCGGCGTCCGCGTCGCCCCCGTCACCTCGCGCTGTGCGCGCATGTTCTCCGGCGGGACGGGGTCCTCGAGCCACATCAGTTCGAACTCCTCTAGCTGGTAGGCCAGTCGCTTCGCGCTCTCGACCGAGTAGTCCCAGTGACAGTCGAACGCGAGGTCGACCTCGTAGCCGATCTCCTCGCGCACCGCCTCGACGATCTCCCGTTTCCGGTGGATCGCCGCGTTCGAGAGCCGGCCGTTCGTCGGGTCCGGATCGTTGTCCATCTCCATGTCGAGGTCGAACTTCAGCGCACTGAACCCCATGTCGACGACGCGACGTGCCTCGGCAGCGTACGCCTCCGGGGAGTAGGCGTCGGCGTCGGCGTACTCGGTGTAACCGTCCTCGACGGCGTACGCTTCCCCCGCGTGACAGTCGCAGTAGATCCGCACCTCGTCGCGGAACTTGCTCCCCAGCAGCTGATACACCGGCAGGTCGAGGATCTTCCCCGCGGCGTCCCAGAGCGCGATCTCGATGCCCGACGCCGCGGTGACGACCTTCCCGGTCGTCCCGCCGTGTCCCGACATCTCCTGAACGATCCGCCTGAACAGCCGCTCGACGTCGAGCGGGTTCTCCCCGATCAGAAACCGTTTCGTGTACTCGACGAGTTCGGGGACGCCCCCGCCACGGTAGGACTCGCCGATGCCGGTCACCCCGGCGTCGGTCTCGATCTCGATCAGGTTCCACTCGAAGTTGCCCTCGACGACGCAGGTCCGGATGTCCGTGATTGCGACGTCGCGCGATTCCGCCCGGTTCGTTGCGTGGTTCGAATAATCCCTCATTCTCTGTCTACCTCGTCCGCCGTCTCCCTGAACCCCTCGACCGCCCGCTCGTCTAGCTGCACGCCGTGGCCCGGCTCGCTCGGGAGGGAAATCAAACCCTCGTCGTCCGGCGCGAGCGGCTCACTGACGATGTCGTCGAACACCTTCACGTCCATGTCTCGGTAGAAGTACTCGACGAACAGCCCGTTCTCGATACTGCCGACCAGCGACGAGTGGAGGTTCCAGTTGTAGTGTGGCGCGATCGGGACGTCGTAGGCCGCCGCGTGGTGGGCGATCTTCAGCCACTCGGTGATCCCGCCACAGACCGTCGCGTCGGGCTGGAGGATCGTCGCCGCACCCGTATCGTGCAGGCGCGCGAAGTTGTGTCGCGTCCCCTCGAGTTCGCCCGTCGCCACTGGATAGCCGAGTGCGTCGTTCACCGCCGCCATCGTCTCGACTCGGTCGATCATCACCGGCTCCTCGATGAAGTACGGGTCGTACGGCTCGAACGCGCGACACGCCCGGATCGCCTCGGTGGCGTTCGCCCACTTCCCGTTCGCGTCGAGCAGCAGCGTCCGGTCGGGACCGATCTCCTCTCGCACCGCCGCGACACGCTCGACCTCCTCGGGGACGGATCGCCGCCCGACCTTCATCTTCACCGTGTCGTGGCCCTCGGCCAGATACCGCCCGATCTCCGCGCGGAGACCCTCGTGGCCCTTGTCGTCGCGGTAGTAGCCGCCGCTGGCGTACGACGGGACCGAGTCGGCGTAGCCGCCCAGTAGCTTGTAGAGCGGCTGGTCGGCGGCCTTCGCCTTGAGGTCCCAGAGCGCGATGTCGACGGTGGAGATCGCCCGGAGGAAGAGTCCGGTCCTCCCGATCTGGACGTTGCCGTCGTACATCTCGCGCCAGAGCCGCTCGGTGTCCCGCGGGTCCTCGCCGACGAGCAACGGCGCGAGCATCGACTCGACCGCGTCGGCGATCAGTCCCGCCCCCTCGTAGCCCAGCGAGTAGCCGACGCCCTCTCGTCCCTCTCTCGTCCGGACGTACGTGATCGCGTGATCGCGGTAGGTGATCGTCCGGTTCGAGAACGAGACGGGCGTCTCGAGCGGGATCGCTACGGGGAACGACTCGACGTCTGCGATCTCCATGGCCCCACACCGGGAGGCGGTGTGAAATAGCTTCCCGCGCAGGCAAGTGTTTCTCCGAACTCTATCGAGGAGAACCGACCCAACCGTCTATATCCCGGGGTCCGTTGGGCCGGGTATGGAGTTTCCCGATCGATCCCAGGTGGCCGATCTCCTCGAGCCGAAGCCGTTCCCCGAGTTCGCGCGGGTGCGCTACGACCCGCCGACCGAGACCGTCTCCGACGTCCACGGGACGACCCGATCGGAGCTGGATCAGCTCCCGCTCTCGGAACTCGACCCGGGCGCGACCGTCGCCGTCGGCGTCGGGAGCCGGGGGATCCACGCGATCGACGAGGTCGCGACCGCAGTCGTCGCCGGCCTCCGCGACCGGGGGCTCGAACCGGTCCTGGTCCCGGCGATGGGGAGCCACGGCGGGGCGACGCCGGCCGGCCAGCGGGAGGTGCTCGAGGTGCTCGGGATCACCGAGGAGCGCGTCGGCGCGCCGATAGACGCCCGGATGGACGCCGAGCAGGTGGGCGAGGTCGACGTCCGCGGGACGACGATGGCGG
This region of Halalkalicoccus sp. CGA53 genomic DNA includes:
- a CDS encoding mandelate racemase/muconate lactonizing enzyme family protein gives rise to the protein MRDYSNHATNRAESRDVAITDIRTCVVEGNFEWNLIEIETDAGVTGIGESYRGGGVPELVEYTKRFLIGENPLDVERLFRRIVQEMSGHGGTTGKVVTAASGIEIALWDAAGKILDLPVYQLLGSKFRDEVRIYCDCHAGEAYAVEDGYTEYADADAYSPEAYAAEARRVVDMGFSALKFDLDMEMDNDPDPTNGRLSNAAIHRKREIVEAVREEIGYEVDLAFDCHWDYSVESAKRLAYQLEEFELMWLEDPVPPENMRAQREVTGATRTPIATGENRFRVHELSELLYEHGVDVITPDPTTVGGLAETMRVADRAEENYIPISPHNVCSPVGTMACVHLGAAIANFDVLEYHALEVEWWDDLVTREEPLIDEGYIEVPETPGLGIELDYDVVEEHRLSGTEGF
- a CDS encoding acyclic terpene utilization AtuA family protein — protein: MSSDRLRIGGGAGYAGDRIEPAVELSADPGLDYLCFECLGERTVALARRRSTEGGHGYNPLLEERTRAVLADCVQNGITIVTNMGAADPTAAAARVREIAADAGHDGLRIAAVNGSDVSDRFEDLHTETTEGEPVAAYRDRALAADAYLGVEPILAALDRGADVVVTGRVADASLFLAPLIYEFDWPYPHGEPSERIGQGIAAGHLLECAGQVTGGYFADPGRADVEGLASLGFPIAEVGADGDVTITKLPGTGGTVTAETCTQQLLYEVHDPSTYLGPDGVADFSGVSFAEVRKDAVRVEGAVADPPPETLKVSLGYDAGYRGVGEISYAGPNARARAELAGRIVRDRLSIRGLDPAELRTDLVGVDSLHGDLGDEEPYEVRLRVAVRSDDESTARGVAREVETLYTNGPAGGGGARMETDRVVGIVSTLVDRERVDPTVSVEEVEV
- a CDS encoding thiolase family protein — its product is MAFEEAVIAGIGETEKSRPSPRNDQPAYDLEEYLATAARLTLADADLDADEVDGLGVARPSVETPYRYPLLLADELGFRDLAWITATDHCGGQAVPLLAQAAMAVDAGVVETVLCLGADTPKVPGGGGEVFPRDPRGLQRNYKDPFGVQGTNAEAALAQRRHAERYGTSPEVLGRIYVAQRRHAAANPLAYLREEVDLETYLDSEPIADPIRLFDCVIPVNAGFGALVTTPERAAELGTDPVSIAGVGHNHSPSVPRDETLTTIGMEPAARRAFGMAGLDPREADFYQLYDDYPIVVTMEMIEIGLCRPTEAARFVAETDFGVEGEVPLNTGGGQLCAGQAGVAGGFLQLVEGVRQLRGEGGEGQVPDAEWGIVTGIGGVSANYDGVLAANSVMVLERGVSA
- a CDS encoding CaiB/BaiF CoA transferase family protein, whose translation is MTDATDSHPLSDVRVLDCTQMLSGPFATQLLADMGADVIKIERPERGDITRNIGDELEAGGVTAYFASLNRGKRSVELDLSSEEGAAAFSLLADEADVLVENYRPGTMEKWGLGYEELRSANEDLVYCSISGFLDGPYRDLPAFDMVAQALSGSMSVTGEADGPPARPGIPIGDICAGMYAVIGVTTALYRGNGGYVEVPMFEGLVSWLTERAGRTFATGEPYPRLGTVHPSLAPYRAVESADGWFALAIGSDDTWRALCSAIDRPELATDERFVTNADRVANREALADTLGPIFEEHSAEEWFALFREHGIPGAPVKDTREVFEDEHLLESGTLDEITVGEVEFPYPVCPIEFSIGGMRSGHTPPRLGEHTEAVLSSVLSPEELSGVGGDD
- a CDS encoding AtuA-related protein is translated as MRTVRDLAHVRAGDKGNTSNLVVVADSEAAYEELLAGLTADRVHERFAHLGAKEVTRYEHPPTGALNFVVRGVLAGGVTTSLRVDGHGKSLSSLLAGTKLPEESR
- a CDS encoding Zn-ribbon domain-containing OB-fold protein; amino-acid sequence: MIDDRPLPDTKAEHDATFWEAAAEDRLLVQECGSCSHRQLYPGPVCRACHAEAPGWIEAEGTGEVHSYTVIRRATEHRAFEPVIPYVVASVELPEGPRMLTNVVGCDVEDVEVGMSVVVEFEPLGAGLAIPVFRPR
- a CDS encoding thiamine pyrophosphate-binding protein, producing MTDSATTATGSDYTLDALVAEGIGTLFGVIGEGNAHLLDAVNDSELSFEQARHEQAAVSMADGYARTTGEVAVCTLTHGPGVTNGATGIAAADRDDVPLVVLVGDTGAEGRETSLQYLDHRTFAEPITVYRTRVETPATLPESLSRAFDRARTRSGPVLVELPSDVQRALAPGESYEPVPRPRQRPRPDGRLLSEAVSLLERAEHPAILAGGGAARSDAGEAIAALAERIGAPIATTYFGRGVLPDSHPLVSGIGGTFMTPANDDLLREVDVLVAVGATLSGKVSRYGELYADADVIQVDLSEEAIGTHRVPRVGLVSDARAAVEALTDRVGSNPDRADRVKGRIAGAPDPWADGFTDTEDEIDPRELTLALSEAVPGDSIVAVDSGNNTGFPAVFHEIGEGGSVLVNGNFGTMGYALPAALGAAAADPDRTVVCYTGDGAFMQVIQELETGARLGLPLIVAVLNDRSYGIIRHRQRLEYDRETASSYDSPEFVSIAEGFGCEAALVRARSDLAVVEEYLASEPGVPLVLDVRTDPGVARPGFPPY
- a CDS encoding mandelate racemase/muconate lactonizing enzyme family protein produces the protein MEIADVESFPVAIPLETPVSFSNRTITYRDHAITYVRTREGREGVGYSLGYEGAGLIADAVESMLAPLLVGEDPRDTERLWREMYDGNVQIGRTGLFLRAISTVDIALWDLKAKAADQPLYKLLGGYADSVPSYASGGYYRDDKGHEGLRAEIGRYLAEGHDTVKMKVGRRSVPEEVERVAAVREEIGPDRTLLLDANGKWANATEAIRACRAFEPYDPYFIEEPVMIDRVETMAAVNDALGYPVATGELEGTRHNFARLHDTGAATILQPDATVCGGITEWLKIAHHAAAYDVPIAPHYNWNLHSSLVGSIENGLFVEYFYRDMDVKVFDDIVSEPLAPDDEGLISLPSEPGHGVQLDERAVEGFRETADEVDRE